In Halobacteria archaeon AArc-dxtr1, the sequence TGCGGATCGTACTTGATCTCCATCGGCGTGTGCCACGGCGCGTCCGGCAAGAACTCGTCGATCTCGATACTCCCGTCCTCCGCGAACGTGATGTAAAACGGCCCGATATCTGTCCCGTACGGCGCCAAAAAGAACTGCTTCCCTTCGAAGTACGGATCGAGCGCCCCCTCGCCGAACGCGTCCGAATACCGGTACGACGGCCCCCCATTTACACCGCCCGACAGCCCGACCTCGGGCCACGTGTGTTCTCCGGGCCGGGGCATATCTACCCACGCGGGAGCTTCGGAATACTCCGACTCCTGCCCGATCTGGGGGTGCCAGATCAGGTCCGGCGTGATCGGCGGGATCCGCTCGAGACCCGTATTGTTGCGCGAATCATTCCGTGGATTGTCCATCCAGTACGGCTGCCCAAGCTCGTCGCTTCCGTGGTCATACCGACGGTACGGATAGTACCCCTTGAAGAACGGCCATCCCGCGTTATCCGGTTCACAGATCAATCTGTACCCCGAAATTCCGACCGGGCCACGGTCGGTACTCCAGTCCCCGTAGCCGGGACCGTAGTCGCCGGTGAAGAGAGCCCCCGTGTGCTCGTCAACTGCAAAGATGAACGGGTTTCGATACCCCATGGAGTAGATCTCGGGTCGGAACTCCTCGTCGTCGAACTCCTCGCCCAGGTGCTCCTCGTGTTTCTCCTTTAGGTTGCCCTCGGGAACCGAATACCCACCGTCTGCGTCGGGCGTGATTCGCAAGATGCTGCCCCGGAGGTCGGCCGTGTTCTGGGACGAGCGAGCACCGTCGTACGCTGGGTGTATCTCTTCACGATCGTCGAGCGGCGAGTACTCCGAGACGATTTCGCAGTTGTCGCCGATTGAGATAAACAGATTCCCCTCGGGACCGAACTGGATGCTGCCGCCGTGGTGGCAACAAGAATCATGCTGTTGGGGAATGCGGATGATCTCTTCTTCGGAGGCGGGATCGATCACGTCGCCGTCGAACTCGAATCGTGAGACCAGCATATACCCCCACGTGATCTCACCATCGTAGAACTCCTCGTACGGGCTCGTGCCAATGTCTTCCATATCTTCCGAGGAAGGATGGTAGCAGATGTAGACGTGGCCGTTCTCCTCAAACGCCGGGTCTAGCGCGATACCCTGGCCCCCTAGCTCTCTGGTTGGCGTATCGACGCCCGCTCCCTCCTCGTTGCCGAATTTGACGTCGAGTTCGAGAACGGCCTCGTGAGCGCCAGTGTCAGGGTCGACCCAACCCACGTCACACGTCCCATCGCCGTACACGGGAAATGACTCGCCGCGTTCGATGTACCAGACGCGGTCGTCGGGGCCGGTGTCGATGGCCATCAGGTAATCCTGCTCGAGGATGGCGCTGGTCTCGTAGTTATCCCAGTCGGTCGCCGCCTCTGGGTCGGGCTCGCCCCACTCGGGCTGCAGCTCCCGATGCCAGTACGTCTGCTCGGGCTCACCGTTCCCGTTGCCGTTTTCTGGACCATTACCGTTTTCTGGCCCGTTCCCGTTTGGCTCGTCTTCTCCGTTGTCGTCGTCGCCGTTGTCGTCGCTGTCGCCCAGGCAGCCGGCCAGTCCGACCGCACCCAGCCCGCCGGCCCCTCTAAAGAACTGTTTAGTCAGATTCTGATCAGTGTCTGCGTCGTCTGGCGTCCTCTCGACCATATCACGTCCGATGATGTTATTGTATAAAAACGTATTAAAAAATATCCAATGAATTCTACCTAATTATTTAGTATGCGTGATTGTAATTTCCCGTAATAAGACTGTTCAGACACCGTGTTGATCTGTCGCCGGATTCTCAGGCGTCTCAAGCTATCCGAACGGGTGTCGAGTCGAGGTGCCCCGGGTCGAAGTGGACGTTCGAACCCTATACGGCTAGGGGCTACCAGGGGGCACCTCGTCAGGTAGGACCTCGCTTGATGAACGCGTCGTCGATGATGTTGTTGCACATCTCCACACCACCATCCGTCTCGACACTCTCCGTGATGATGTTGTCAGTCACGATCCCTCCGTCTGCGAGGTCCGTACCGTGCGTGGTAAGGTAATCGATGCGGTTCCCGCTGATGAGTACGTTCGCGGTCATTGACTCGCCCGCTCCGTTGAGACGAAGGCCCCGTGATCGCTGTTTAGACCTGTTTCGTCGAGGTGGCAACCCGTAATTGTGATCTCGTTCGCGCCACCATACCCCGCCCAAATTCCGGTATTGTTGGCGCGTTTGACGGTCACGTTGTCGACGGTCACGCCGGAACCGAACCGCTGTCTAGTTGTATGCCTCTGTTGGTGCTATCGTCGGGCCGTCCCCTGATAGTGGTACCGCTAATGGTGACCGACTCGAGTTCCTCCCCCGTATCGGAGAGATAAATGGCAATGCGGTTGTCCTCGAACAGGCAGTCCTTGATCTCGACGGATTCCCAGTTGAGGCCACTGATAGCCTCCCCATCGAGATCCCGAAACGTACAGTTCTCGATGGTGATGTTTCGATACGTTTCGCCTTCGCCGACCGAATGAGAGCCGATCGCGCATCCGCCACCGTTCTCGAAGCGGCAGTCTCGTATCGTAATATCCTCACAGTGAGTGCTATCATCTGCTCCAAACCAGGGGAACGCCCACTCCCCCGAGCGATCGTGCGTCGAGAGACTCGGCGACGAGATCACCGACGCCGATATCGGCACCGGTCTCGTCCCCGTTCTCGTCGACGGCGACGAACGCGAGCGCACCTCCTTCGTGACGGATGTCGATCTCTTCGGGAATCATGCTTTTGTGTGATAGATGTACGCTGGGTCGAGTCGGCTCGTAGAGGTGACGTCGAAATCCATGCCAACAGTACGATCTCTGCGGGCGACCGAATCACCCCAGTCTACTCCACGCCACCGACCCCTCCCAGTGAATCTGCACTCCGGGCGTATACCGGCCATCTGTATATTCCAGGAACGCACAACATCCATATAATGGTTTTATATTTATCCAAACACAAAGAGATGTGTTATATTCCGGAAGCGTATTTTTCGAGGATCACGAATGCCGACGGCTCCGGTTGAAGGGCCAACGTAGGCAGTGAAGGATTGAGGATATTGGTCCGAAATCGCTCGTATGCAAAGACAACCCCCTTGTGGCCGAGTCAGCGTCTATTGTGGCCGAGCCAACAAATCGACCGAACGGAGATACCGGGGCACATTCATGAGTTTCTCAGTATGGGCCGAGACTAACGCTCTCCTATCCATAGAGAGACGATTCGTCGGTAAACTATGTCGTCCATTACAACCATATGGTTGTAATTTACTCAGCTCAGAATCGTTCTCTTGTCGACTTGAAAAACAAACATCATAATATCGCTGACCATCTCCCCAAAAAATATAGCGGTCCACAACAATCAGAAACTGATGACGTTCGAAAATCGTAGCGATGGGAGTGAAAAGAGCGTTCAGATTGACACTAACAAACGTCTGTTTCTACGAGCAGCCGGTGCTGGTGGGCTGGTGGGGATTGCAGGCTGTCTCGGCGACGACGATGGTGGGGACGATACCGCCGATGACGGCAACGGGGACGACGACACCACGGGATCCGCCTCGTTTGAGGTTTCCGACGTCGATCCCGCAGAGATAACTGCCGGCGAGGGAGAGGCGATCGACGTGTCCGCAACGGTCTCGAATACCGGTGACGCAGAGGGCACACAGCTGATCCAGCTCATCGCCAACAACGAGATTCTCGACGAAGACGACCTAACGCTGTCCGACGGTGACGAGGAGACGGTGGCGTTCGAGCAGGTCGATACAGCCGGGTTGGCAGTCGGTTCGTACACCCTCACCGTCGCGAGCGAAGACGGCGAGGCTGAGGGTGAACTGAGCATCGTTTCCGACTACTTCTCGGTCTCTGACCTCGAGCCCGGTGATGTGACCATCGATCACGGCGATTCGTTCAATGTCGAAGCGACGGTTACGAACACCGGAGACGTCGAGGGGACACAGTCGATCCAGGTAGTCGTCGGTGGTGACACGGTCGACGAACAAGAGATCACGCTCGCGGAAGACGAGGATGAGACGGTCGTCGTCGAGGATATTGACACGAGCGAGTTCGGTGTTGGGAACAATGACTACGCAGTAGCAAGTGACGACGATACCGCGAGCGCAGTTATGACGCTCGATGGGGGACTCGAAGCACCGTACGCGCTCGACACGGGCGGTATCGCCCACGACGAGACGATCGAAATCGAAGGACTCGTGTTCGACGAATCGCCGGAGGACAACGAGTTCGTTGAACCGGTATACGGCGGCAATTACACGGAGGACTCGGGTCCGGTCGCCGCAGAGATCGCCGGGACGGAGTACGACGCGCTCTACCAGGCAGAAAGTCATGGGAACGACCTCGGATACGAAATCGGGATCCAAAACGGAACATATGATATCACCTTACACTTCGCCGAAATTTTCACCACAGCGATCGAGGAGGGCGAAGGCTTCCGCATATTCGACATCTACATCCAGGATGAGTTAGTGTACGAAGGGTTCGATATCCTGGCTATCGCTGACGGAAACGAGGCCGTCGTCGAAACGTTCCGTAACGTTGAGGTCACGGACAACGTCCTCCGGATCGAAACCGAGTGGGACCCCGACACGGAAGACCAAAATACGAAGTTCAGTGGCTTGGAGGTCCACCCGGCCCAGAACGAAGTTTCGGCCCCGTACGCGGTGAATCTCGGCGGCTCGGTCGAAGAGGAAGAGCCCCAGTCCAATCAGCCGGTTACGATCGACGGACTGCGGTTTGACGAGGTCCAGGATCCAGATGACGCTGAGTCAATCCCCCACCTGGAGATCTTCGGCGACCACCACCCCGACGAAGCCGACTTCTTCACACCACCGGCAAACAGAGGCGCTGAAACCGACGAAGAGATCGACGGAACGGATCACCCAGCGCTGTACCAGACGTACTTCTTCGGGAACAACTTCGGATTCGAGTTCGCCATCGAAGACGGCACGTACGACCTCGTGCTCCACAACAGCGAGAACTTCGCAGACGAGGAAGGTGGTCGAGTCTTCGATATTCTCGTCCAAGGCGAAATCGTCGCAGAGGAGTACGACATCTACGCGGAAGTCGGTGACTTTGCCGCCCACGAATTCGTCGTCGAAGACGTAGAAGTCGACGACGGGTCGCTGACGATCGAGACGGAAACGGTCGAAGATATGTCAAAATTCGCCGGGATCGAGATTCGCGACCCGAACGGCGACGATAATGGTGACGACGAAGACGATAGCGAACCGGATCCCGTCTCCGTTCCATATGGACTGGACGCCGGCGGTACCGAAAACGATGAAACGGTCGAAATCGACGGACTGGAGTTCGATGACTCGCCGGACGCCAACGACGCCGTCTCCGTGTTTGGGGACAGCGGCGGAACGAGTGGAATGGATCCGGACGATGACGAGACGGTGTTTGAAGGGACGGAGGACGACGTGTTGTATGCAAGCGAGATGAGCGGCGAAGACTGGGGGCTCGAGATCGGAATCGATGACGGCACGTACGACGTGACGCTGCACTTCTCGGACTGGCCGCACTTCGACGACAGAGAGCGGATCCAGAACGTCCTGCTCCAGGGAGAGGAGGTGCTCTCGGAGTACCACGTTGAAGACGGTGTCGCCCATCCCGAAACCTTCGAGGGCGTCGAGGTCACGGATGGCACGCTGGCGGTCGAATTCGAAGTCCATCCTGACTCCGACTCCAACACGAAAGTCAACGGGATCGAGATTCACGACGCGGAGTAACCGGCGACAGCGCCGATCCCTACCGCTGTTCGGACGGTCTTACGACGCACCCCTCGCCGTTCGTCGAGGGCTAGCAGTTTTTCGTTGCCTCCTGCGGCGACATCACGGACATCCGTTCGTACTTCGCTAGCGATTCTTCGTCGTGACAGAATCTACCTACCTCGCGGCCGTCCACGGAGCGGACTGGGACCGAGAGGAGTCGGTGTGATGGTTGTTCCAACCGGAGAACCCGTTTCAGATCGACACCCGAAAGACACATATACATAAATAATGGCAATATCTGCATAGATGACGGTTAGAGATAGTGAGACAGCCGATGTAGCGGTCGCGAATAATCGTCGTCGGTTCCTCCGGGCAGTCGGAACTGGTGGGATCATCGGAGTGGCTGGATGTCTGGGCGACGCCGACGAAAATGGCGACGGCCAAATAGCCACAATAGTCGCGTCTCGAGACGCCTGTCGTCACGTCTCTCTCAGAGTGTCGACTCGTCCGATTCGATGACGACGTCGACGGAATCGGTCTCGTCCTCGCTGCTGACTGTGACCGTCCACTCCCCCTCGTCGTCGTCCAGGCAGAGTTATGGAACCGATGTTCGTTCTACGGACAGTAACTATCGCATGATCCTCTCATTATTTAAAAATTAACCCGTTCCTGTGGAACGCGGGGGCTCGTGTATTCCGACGGGACCGTACGCCACCACTGGCCGTCGAGTGCGTCGTCGCTTCTCGTGACAGAACAGATCGAGAGACGGTTAGCCCTATCCGAATCTATAAATGGATTCTATAAGTATAAGTGAGGTATGGGTTCGCAGACCGAGCGTCTGAGACGGCGTGAGACATCACTACCAAGGCGGCAGTTGCTGATGGCGGCGGGCGGGACCGGTGCGGTAACGCTGGCTGGGTGTTTCGGGCTCGAGGAACTGGGCGACGATGACGGGGCGTTCTTCGACGTTTCCGAGATTACCCCGACAGAGACGACTGCTTCGCAAGGCGAGTCGATCAACGTCTCTGCGACAATTACGAACACCGGGGACACATCGGCAACCCAGACGATCGAGTGCGATATTGACGGGACCGTCGTTGCAGACGAAGAGCTGACCCTGGCCGAGGGCGAATCTGAGACGGTTCATTTCGACGAGATCAGTACATCGGATCTTGGTATCGAAACGCACACGTATCGAATTGCGAGCGACGACGACGAGAAAACAGGGGAACTGACGGTTCAAATCGAGGAGGTCAGTGTTCTCGTCTTTTCTGCGACCGACGAGACTCGTCGCGAGTCGATCGAAACGGGCAACGAGGCTATCGAAGCTCTCGCCTCAGACATTGCCGACGAGGTGAGCGCCAACGAAGTTACGATCGACGTCATCGAGGCTGATACCTCCGAGTTTCCGTCCAGCCACGACACCCTACAGGAGTACGACACTGTCGTCTGGAACAACACGACAGGTGCCGTTCTGAACGAAGAGCAGCGAATGGCGTTCCAGTGGTACATCCAAGGCGGGGGTGGGTTTGCCGGCATCCATGCTGCCGCCGAAACGCACCACGATTGGACGTGGTACGGCGAGCTGATTGGGGCTTACGCGGAGAACGCCCCCGACGTCCAGCCGGCCGACGTTCAGGTAACCGACCGCAGTCACCCATCTACCAGCGATCTTCCCGCTCGATGGGAGGTCGAGGACGAGTGGTACGATTTCGACCAGAATCCTCGCGGTGACGTCCACGTCCTCGCGAGCGTCGACGAGCGAACGTACGACGGTGCAGCGATGGACGGCGGCCTCGCGGACCATCCGATCAGTTGGTGTCACGAATTCGATGGCGGTCGAGCGTGGTACACCGCGCGCGGCCACACGGAAGATGCGTTCGAGGAAACTCACTTCCTCGAGCATCTGAAAGGTGGTATTCTCTGGTCTGCAGGCGTTCTAGACGGCGGTGCGACGGGAACTGTGTGGGACCAGTTCACTGTCGAGTCGATCACCGACAACACCGGGGAGCCGATGAAACTGGACGTCGGACCGGACGGGCGTCTCTTCCACAGCAGCCGCCAGGGGGAACTCTTCATCACCGACCAGGAGTCGGGCGAAACGACGACCGCGCTCGTACTCGACGTCTACACCGGCGAAGAAGACGGCGTGCAGGGAATCAGTCTCGATCCGAATTTCGAGGAGAACGGCTGGATCTGGGTCTTTTACTCGCCCGCGGAGACGCCTGGCTCACCCTACGAGTACAGTCCATACGAGGTGGAACGAGCCTCCCAGTATCAGAATCTCCCCTACTGTCGGCTGTCTCGGTTCGACGTGGACGGTGAGACGATTGATCCGGATTCGGAGGTCGAAGTTCTTCGCGTGGAGATGCAACGCGAATCGTGCTGTCACGTCGCTGGCGACATCGTGTTCGACTCGGAGGGATACCTCTACCTCTCGATCGGAGACGACACGAACCCGTTCGAATCCGACGGATACGCGCCGATCGACGAACGAGAGGGCAACGAGTACATCGATGCGCAACGAACGTCGGGGAACACGAACGATCTACGGGGCAGTATCTTACGCATCCGCCCCGAAGACGACGGTTCCTACTCCATTCCTGAGGACAATCTGTTTCCCGAGGCGGAGTACGAAGAGGCGATCGCAGAGAGGCTGGTTCGTCCCGAGATCTACGTGCTCGGACTCCGAAATCCGTTCACGATGGCCATCGACCCGGAAACGGACGACCTCGTGTTCGGCGATTACGGCGAAGGCGCCGGCGGGTGGAGCGACGAACGCGGGGCGCTCGGGCTGGTACAGTTCTATCGTACGTCGGAACCGATCTACGCTGGTTGGCCGTACTTTGCTGGACCGAACTACCCGTACACGGATTGGAACTTCGAGACCGAAGAGGTAGCGGGCGTCTTCGATCCGGAGCAACCGATCAATGACTCTCCGAACAACGATGGACTGACAGAGCTCCCACCGGCG encodes:
- a CDS encoding PQQ-dependent sugar dehydrogenase; this encodes MVERTPDDADTDQNLTKQFFRGAGGLGAVGLAGCLGDSDDNGDDDNGEDEPNGNGPENGNGPENGNGNGEPEQTYWHRELQPEWGEPDPEAATDWDNYETSAILEQDYLMAIDTGPDDRVWYIERGESFPVYGDGTCDVGWVDPDTGAHEAVLELDVKFGNEEGAGVDTPTRELGGQGIALDPAFEENGHVYICYHPSSEDMEDIGTSPYEEFYDGEITWGYMLVSRFEFDGDVIDPASEEEIIRIPQQHDSCCHHGGSIQFGPEGNLFISIGDNCEIVSEYSPLDDREEIHPAYDGARSSQNTADLRGSILRITPDADGGYSVPEGNLKEKHEEHLGEEFDDEEFRPEIYSMGYRNPFIFAVDEHTGALFTGDYGPGYGDWSTDRGPVGISGYRLICEPDNAGWPFFKGYYPYRRYDHGSDELGQPYWMDNPRNDSRNNTGLERIPPITPDLIWHPQIGQESEYSEAPAWVDMPRPGEHTWPEVGLSGGVNGGPSYRYSDAFGEGALDPYFEGKQFFLAPYGTDIGPFYITFAEDGSIEIDEFLPDAPWHTPMEIKYDPQGRLYVLNYAEDGSGAIYMVEYTG
- a CDS encoding ThuA domain-containing protein, encoding MGSQTERLRRRETSLPRRQLLMAAGGTGAVTLAGCFGLEELGDDDGAFFDVSEITPTETTASQGESINVSATITNTGDTSATQTIECDIDGTVVADEELTLAEGESETVHFDEISTSDLGIETHTYRIASDDDEKTGELTVQIEEVSVLVFSATDETRRESIETGNEAIEALASDIADEVSANEVTIDVIEADTSEFPSSHDTLQEYDTVVWNNTTGAVLNEEQRMAFQWYIQGGGGFAGIHAAAETHHDWTWYGELIGAYAENAPDVQPADVQVTDRSHPSTSDLPARWEVEDEWYDFDQNPRGDVHVLASVDERTYDGAAMDGGLADHPISWCHEFDGGRAWYTARGHTEDAFEETHFLEHLKGGILWSAGVLDGGATGTVWDQFTVESITDNTGEPMKLDVGPDGRLFHSSRQGELFITDQESGETTTALVLDVYTGEEDGVQGISLDPNFEENGWIWVFYSPAETPGSPYEYSPYEVERASQYQNLPYCRLSRFDVDGETIDPDSEVEVLRVEMQRESCCHVAGDIVFDSEGYLYLSIGDDTNPFESDGYAPIDEREGNEYIDAQRTSGNTNDLRGSILRIRPEDDGSYSIPEDNLFPEAEYEEAIAERLVRPEIYVLGLRNPFTMAIDPETDDLVFGDYGEGAGGWSDERGALGLVQFYRTSEPIYAGWPYFAGPNYPYTDWNFETEEVAGVFDPEQPINDSPNNDGLTELPPATKATHWYPMTWNSYTGGGEPDYIELEAGPDTIPHPGIPGGSGGPMTGPIYRHDEEFADTALPEYYDGKHLIMDYHDNWTLIATYDEDDEPLTVHEFLPEQLLLESPFYATIGPEGHLYVMEYGAGASSPQIYRVYHEE
- a CDS encoding malectin — its product is MGIAGCLGDDDGGDDTADDGNGDDDTTGSASFEVSDVDPAEITAGEGEAIDVSATVSNTGDAEGTQLIQLIANNEILDEDDLTLSDGDEETVAFEQVDTAGLAVGSYTLTVASEDGEAEGELSIVSDYFSVSDLEPGDVTIDHGDSFNVEATVTNTGDVEGTQSIQVVVGGDTVDEQEITLAEDEDETVVVEDIDTSEFGVGNNDYAVASDDDTASAVMTLDGGLEAPYALDTGGIAHDETIEIEGLVFDESPEDNEFVEPVYGGNYTEDSGPVAAEIAGTEYDALYQAESHGNDLGYEIGIQNGTYDITLHFAEIFTTAIEEGEGFRIFDIYIQDELVYEGFDILAIADGNEAVVETFRNVEVTDNVLRIETEWDPDTEDQNTKFSGLEVHPAQNEVSAPYAVNLGGSVEEEEPQSNQPVTIDGLRFDEVQDPDDAESIPHLEIFGDHHPDEADFFTPPANRGAETDEEIDGTDHPALYQTYFFGNNFGFEFAIEDGTYDLVLHNSENFADEEGGRVFDILVQGEIVAEEYDIYAEVGDFAAHEFVVEDVEVDDGSLTIETETVEDMSKFAGIEIRDPNGDDNGDDEDDSEPDPVSVPYGLDAGGTENDETVEIDGLEFDDSPDANDAVSVFGDSGGTSGMDPDDDETVFEGTEDDVLYASEMSGEDWGLEIGIDDGTYDVTLHFSDWPHFDDRERIQNVLLQGEEVLSEYHVEDGVAHPETFEGVEVTDGTLAVEFEVHPDSDSNTKVNGIEIHDAE